A region from the Deltaproteobacteria bacterium genome encodes:
- a CDS encoding ABC transporter permease encodes MKESASYLQIVGRRFRKNRLAVAGLVIICILFVFALFAPLLARYDPARIDVNNILSPPSVAHWMGTDESGRDVMSRMIYGARVSMLVGFVAVGIATLLGIFFGAVAGYYGGKVDAVIMRFVDIMLCFPTFFLILAVIAVLEPSLMNIMVIIGVTGWMGVARLVRAEFLALKEQEFVQAARAFGASDFRIIFRHLLPNAMAPVLVSATFGIAGAILTESALSFFGLGVQPPTPSWGNILSSGYKYIDFAHWLSIFPGLAILITALGYNLLGEGLRDALDPRLKTEK; translated from the coding sequence ATGAAAGAGAGTGCATCTTATCTACAGATCGTCGGGCGCCGATTCCGGAAGAACCGGCTGGCCGTGGCCGGTTTGGTGATTATCTGTATCCTTTTCGTTTTTGCTCTCTTTGCTCCTTTGCTGGCTCGTTATGATCCCGCCCGGATCGATGTGAATAATATCCTGAGTCCTCCGTCTGTCGCCCACTGGATGGGGACGGATGAATCGGGCCGGGATGTGATGAGCCGGATGATTTATGGGGCCCGGGTCTCCATGCTGGTCGGGTTCGTTGCGGTAGGGATCGCTACCCTGCTCGGCATCTTCTTCGGAGCGGTTGCCGGCTATTACGGGGGGAAGGTCGATGCCGTAATTATGCGCTTTGTCGACATCATGCTCTGCTTTCCCACCTTCTTCCTGATTCTGGCGGTCATTGCCGTGCTGGAACCGAGCCTGATGAATATCATGGTCATTATCGGTGTCACCGGCTGGATGGGTGTGGCCCGTCTCGTCCGGGCGGAATTTCTCGCGCTCAAAGAGCAGGAATTCGTCCAGGCGGCCCGGGCCTTCGGCGCCTCCGATTTTCGGATCATCTTCCGTCATCTCCTTCCCAACGCCATGGCCCCCGTTCTGGTCTCTGCCACCTTTGGCATTGCCGGTGCCATCCTTACGGAGTCGGCACTGAGTTTCTTCGGTCTCGGTGTTCAGCCCCCCACCCCGAGTTGGGGGAATATTCTCAGTTCCGGCTATAAGTATATCGACTTCGCTCACTGGCTTTCCATTTTTCCCGGGCTTGCCATCCTCATTACGGCGCTTGGCTACAATCTTCTCGGCGAGGGGTTACGGGATGCCCTTGACCCGAGGTTGAAGACGGAAAAGTAA
- a CDS encoding ABC transporter permease, which translates to MAIFLLKRILLLVPMLFGITVITFLVIHLAPGSPTDAMTELNPKASAQARENLRKIYGLDKPLPIQYLHWVRRLSVMDLGRSFTDGREVLVKIRERLPITILINVCSMILILVVAVPIGILSAVKQYSFFDKATTVLVFVGFAMPTFWLALLLMILFGVFLGWLPISGLQSMHADQLTFWPLFWDRARHLVLPIFVSSFAGLAGYSRYMRSSMLEVVRQDYIRTARAKGLPERSVIYKHAFRNALMSTITILGLAIPGLIGGSAIFEQIFAIPGMGKLFLDATWARDYPVVMGILVIGALLTLFGNLVADIAYALADPRIRVEEAK; encoded by the coding sequence ATGGCAATATTCCTGCTGAAACGCATTCTCCTGCTGGTGCCGATGCTCTTTGGAATCACCGTAATCACCTTTCTGGTGATTCACCTGGCGCCGGGGAGTCCGACCGATGCCATGACCGAACTGAACCCGAAGGCCTCGGCTCAGGCCAGGGAAAATCTCAGGAAAATCTACGGACTGGACAAACCCCTCCCGATCCAGTATCTGCACTGGGTCCGGCGTCTTTCGGTGATGGATCTCGGCCGGTCGTTTACCGACGGAAGAGAGGTTCTCGTCAAAATTCGGGAACGCCTTCCCATTACAATCCTGATCAATGTCTGCTCGATGATCCTGATCCTGGTGGTAGCCGTGCCGATCGGGATCCTCTCCGCCGTGAAGCAGTATTCCTTCTTTGACAAGGCGACAACGGTTCTCGTCTTTGTCGGTTTTGCTATGCCGACCTTCTGGCTGGCTCTGCTGCTGATGATTCTCTTCGGGGTCTTTCTCGGCTGGCTCCCCATCTCCGGGCTCCAGTCGATGCACGCCGATCAGCTCACCTTCTGGCCCCTTTTCTGGGACCGGGCACGCCACCTGGTTCTGCCGATCTTCGTGAGCAGCTTTGCCGGGCTGGCGGGATATTCTCGCTACATGCGTTCCAGCATGCTTGAGGTGGTCCGCCAGGATTATATCCGGACGGCCCGGGCCAAGGGATTGCCCGAGCGGTCGGTTATTTACAAGCATGCCTTCCGGAATGCCCTCATGTCAACGATCACGATCCTCGGGCTGGCCATCCCCGGCCTGATCGGGGGGAGTGCCATCTTCGAGCAGATCTTCGCGATTCCCGGAATGGGGAAACTCTTCCTCGATGCCACATGGGCCCGGGACTATCCGGTCGTCATGGGGATTCTCGTGATCGGTGCTTTGCTGACCCTCTTCGGAAATCTGGTCGCCGATATCGCCTATGCTCTGGCCGATCCGAGGATACGTGTGGAGGAGGCGAAATGA
- a CDS encoding tyrosine-type recombinase/integrase, producing KEEHPWVLYFGGDSAESWWKIRYYIEKACKESGVERFTPHTLRHTFASHCAMAGVDLRTLAELLGHKTLDMVMRYSHLSPKHKQAAVALLNNIENPGKKVLEFPANKTSTE from the coding sequence TCAAGGAAGAACACCCCTGGGTACTCTACTTCGGGGGGGATAGTGCAGAGAGTTGGTGGAAGATCCGTTACTATATCGAGAAGGCCTGCAAGGAATCCGGAGTTGAGCGGTTCACCCCTCACACATTACGGCATACCTTCGCTTCTCATTGTGCTATGGCCGGGGTCGATCTCCGGACCCTGGCGGAACTGTTAGGCCACAAGACCCTTGATATGGTGATGCGATATTCCCACCTTTCCCCGAAACATAAGCAGGCGGCCGTGGCACTCCTGAACAACATCGAGAATCCGGGAAAGAAGGTTTTGGAGTTCCCCGCAAATAAAACAAGTACGGAATAA